One Thermosphaera aggregans DNA segment encodes these proteins:
- a CDS encoding alpha-glucosidase, translating to MDSTAYLREVMENLDRLRGNRKLSGLKLEKDIDQAKEAVEYSIRYMVRNNIEYAKSLREKSFEILSKVETLKQAPIPKALVDDLKLFLKYCKMSVYEFTDRIRDVRRAYRSYLWGMIIFLLLGGTYRIEFAVSAIVLAFPIILAMGGLRRRRETGLMLAYATMPLPMVIFVMMLTYAFYAFNNPEEISFIASAYGVSTEVAYLLVALVSLGSLVGLILLSYALKKLVENRYAFF from the coding sequence ATGGATTCTACAGCTTATTTGAGAGAGGTTATGGAAAATCTAGACAGGCTCAGAGGGAACAGGAAACTTAGTGGTTTAAAACTGGAGAAAGATATCGACCAGGCCAAGGAGGCCGTAGAATACAGTATTAGATACATGGTTCGGAATAATATTGAATACGCTAAAAGCTTGAGAGAAAAGAGTTTTGAAATTCTTTCAAAAGTAGAAACGCTTAAACAAGCACCCATACCTAAAGCTCTAGTAGATGATTTGAAACTGTTCCTGAAGTACTGCAAGATGAGTGTATACGAGTTTACAGATAGAATTAGGGATGTCCGCAGGGCCTACCGCTCATATCTTTGGGGCATGATCATTTTTCTACTGCTCGGAGGCACCTACAGAATCGAGTTCGCCGTCTCGGCAATCGTCCTAGCATTCCCCATAATTCTCGCGATGGGGGGTCTGAGGAGAAGGAGGGAAACCGGGTTGATGCTTGCGTACGCTACAATGCCATTGCCAATGGTTATTTTCGTAATGATGCTGACCTATGCTTTCTACGCTTTTAACAACCCGGAGGAAATCTCCTTTATAGCCTCAGCGTACGGGGTTTCAACCGAGGTTGCTTACCTACTCGTAGCACTAGTTTCACTTGGCAGCCTCGTAGGCCTCATCCTCCTATCATATGCGTTGAAGAAGCTGGTGGAGAACCGTTACGCATTCTTCTAA
- a CDS encoding RsmB/NOP family class I SAM-dependent RNA methyltransferase, with protein MEEDVLEILKEIFVKPSEKAHELSSKYRILPYMAERYMRILGEAGAIEMLGSFEKPVKPVIRANTLRISPDRLKSSLEEKGFKLERLSWCDSAFKIIEAPEQPSPGATLEYLKGYYYLHRDSSSLLPVLLLTHEYSGDILDACAAPGGKTTFLAEKVYGKGIVYANDLVLRRLRSLIGHITRMRIENVVVTWSDARKISKVFNRKFGRILLDAPCSGEGRISVDPGRRTRTSIYELALMVKREIELLDSLIDMLDEEGIIAYSTCSIAPEENEYVVSKILDKRKDVEVVPPPVKLFEYSPWIKQYGGMVFHEELDKCVRLWPHVHGTFGFTTCLLRRTRR; from the coding sequence TTGGAGGAAGACGTTTTAGAGATATTGAAGGAAATATTTGTGAAGCCGTCTGAAAAAGCCCATGAACTCTCATCTAAATATAGGATTCTACCGTACATGGCCGAGAGATATATGAGAATTTTAGGGGAGGCGGGGGCCATTGAAATGTTAGGATCGTTTGAAAAACCGGTTAAACCTGTTATTCGCGCTAACACTCTTCGAATCAGTCCCGATAGGCTTAAATCGTCCTTGGAGGAGAAAGGGTTTAAGCTTGAGAGACTATCATGGTGTGATAGTGCTTTTAAAATCATAGAGGCCCCTGAACAGCCGAGCCCCGGTGCAACCCTAGAGTATTTGAAAGGATATTACTACTTACACAGAGATTCTTCGAGCCTCTTGCCAGTCCTTCTTTTAACACACGAGTATAGTGGGGATATATTAGATGCCTGTGCCGCACCAGGCGGGAAAACAACTTTCTTAGCTGAAAAAGTCTATGGTAAAGGAATAGTTTATGCTAACGATCTCGTTCTGAGAAGATTGAGAAGCTTAATAGGGCACATCACCAGGATGCGTATAGAAAACGTGGTTGTGACATGGAGCGATGCGAGAAAAATTTCCAAGGTGTTTAACAGAAAATTTGGAAGAATACTTCTAGATGCCCCTTGTAGCGGTGAAGGCAGGATATCCGTTGACCCGGGGAGAAGAACCCGTACAAGCATTTACGAGCTTGCTTTAATGGTTAAGAGGGAGATCGAACTGCTCGACTCCCTGATTGACATGTTGGATGAGGAGGGGATTATAGCATACTCGACATGTAGTATAGCGCCAGAGGAGAATGAGTATGTTGTTTCGAAAATACTTGATAAGAGAAAAGACGTGGAAGTGGTTCCCCCTCCTGTCAAACTCTTCGAATACTCCCCATGGATTAAACAATACGGTGGCATGGTGTTTCACGAAGAGCTCGACAAATGTGTCAGGCTTTGGCCACATGTCCATGGAACTTTCGGGTTCACAACCTGCTTGCTGAGGAGGACGAGAAGATGA
- a CDS encoding inorganic phosphate transporter, translated as MLSINIIGIGVASLVAFLLAWIDGANNAGNSLGTLIGAKALPLRRALIIAGVAEFVGGVLYGGFISETILRKVVNPAAFNPISYAVGLTIAMFITFLLILAVTRRRIPFSITQTLIGVLTGFSLGNTGGRATNLALVSGLLGLWIVLPILGIVAGLLSYKLYEFFIGFKKPWMIVILVVTYFNIFSVSTVLLLTPPTGLEYYWYVLIATVLAVFNAIPIYSLIKAAGATRKLELDTGRIFPPEALALSSGMIAFTHGAHDVANSAAPLTGVIAALSLNSTPEEGLTVNPFALLLCSGGLSAGIITWGLRVARTIGEEITVLNNDSAFIANFSASVTTLFLTRMGLPSSMTGLVLGSVAGVGLAKGVGNVNLRLVIRILWYWYLGFALAFAAGLATGWALTIL; from the coding sequence GTGTTATCAATCAACATCATTGGAATAGGGGTTGCCAGCCTAGTAGCTTTTTTACTGGCATGGATAGATGGAGCCAATAATGCTGGAAACAGCCTGGGAACTCTGATAGGAGCAAAAGCTCTTCCCCTGAGGAGAGCTCTTATAATAGCAGGGGTTGCGGAATTTGTGGGTGGAGTTTTATATGGAGGTTTTATCTCCGAGACTATTTTGAGAAAAGTGGTTAATCCAGCGGCTTTTAACCCTATATCCTACGCTGTTGGACTAACAATCGCCATGTTTATCACGTTTTTATTGATACTCGCCGTGACGAGGAGAAGAATACCATTCAGTATTACTCAAACCTTAATAGGTGTTTTAACAGGTTTTTCACTTGGCAATACCGGGGGAAGGGCAACTAATTTAGCGCTTGTCTCAGGACTACTGGGTTTATGGATTGTTTTGCCTATTTTAGGAATAGTTGCCGGGTTACTTTCTTACAAGCTTTACGAGTTTTTCATAGGGTTTAAAAAACCATGGATGATTGTCATTTTAGTGGTGACTTATTTTAACATATTCAGTGTCTCGACAGTATTATTGTTGACACCGCCCACGGGGCTGGAGTACTACTGGTATGTATTAATTGCGACTGTCTTGGCGGTCTTCAACGCTATTCCCATATACTCCTTAATCAAGGCTGCTGGAGCGACTAGAAAATTGGAGTTAGACACTGGTAGAATATTCCCGCCTGAAGCCCTAGCGTTGTCTTCGGGGATGATAGCCTTTACACACGGTGCCCATGACGTTGCGAACTCAGCAGCCCCGCTCACAGGCGTCATTGCTGCGTTATCTCTAAACTCTACCCCTGAAGAAGGTTTAACTGTGAATCCCTTCGCACTATTACTATGTTCTGGAGGTTTGTCAGCGGGGATTATAACATGGGGGTTGAGGGTTGCTCGAACCATCGGGGAGGAGATAACGGTTTTAAACAATGACTCGGCGTTTATCGCGAATTTCTCAGCCTCCGTCACCACACTTTTCCTTACAAGAATGGGCTTGCCCAGCTCGATGACCGGGTTAGTCCTAGGAAGCGTCGCAGGGGTTGGCTTGGCTAAAGGCGTTGGAAACGTTAACTTGAGACTAGTGATTAGAATACTGTGGTATTGGTACCTCGGCTTCGCACTCGCTTTTGCCGCGGGCCTTGCCACCGGGTGGGCATTAACAATTTTATGA
- a CDS encoding M42 family metallopeptidase: MSWREELLLLIKELTQLPGPSGYEHRVRDKVVELVKPYADRLWIDAWGNVIAVKKGKTSDRRLMLAAHMDEIGLFVSHIEDDGFLRAIPIGGVLERTLLYQRVIVVTRTGRMIRGVIGLKPPHVIKPEEAQKVPELRELFIDVGASSKEEVEKLGVRNGDIVVFDRDVSELSGNRITGKAFDDRVGVAALIKALEMMGQPEVDAYFVFTVQEEVGLKGARTSAYGITPDVALAVDVTIASDVPGVAKSEWFTRLGKGPAIKIVDGRNATGLIAHPKVVDFLVTLAEKHKIPYQLDVVPGGTTDASIIALNKDGVPAGTISIPSRYIHSPVEVLDLEDVYNASKLAAAFASEATEEWIKSLKGMVIK, translated from the coding sequence ATGTCTTGGAGAGAGGAATTATTACTCTTGATAAAGGAGTTAACTCAATTACCGGGGCCAAGCGGCTATGAACACAGGGTTAGAGATAAGGTTGTCGAGCTGGTAAAGCCGTATGCGGATAGACTGTGGATTGATGCGTGGGGAAACGTGATAGCTGTTAAGAAGGGCAAGACCAGCGATAGAAGACTAATGCTAGCAGCACACATGGATGAGATAGGGTTATTCGTTTCCCACATCGAGGACGATGGGTTCTTGAGGGCGATACCAATAGGAGGAGTTCTCGAGAGAACCCTCCTCTACCAGAGGGTCATTGTTGTAACAAGGACCGGCCGGATGATTCGCGGGGTTATAGGATTGAAGCCTCCGCACGTCATAAAGCCCGAGGAGGCTCAGAAGGTTCCAGAGCTAAGGGAGTTGTTTATAGACGTAGGGGCTTCCTCAAAGGAGGAAGTAGAGAAGCTCGGCGTTAGAAACGGAGATATCGTAGTTTTCGATAGGGATGTATCCGAGCTCTCAGGTAACCGCATAACAGGCAAGGCCTTCGATGACAGGGTTGGGGTTGCAGCGTTGATTAAAGCATTGGAAATGATGGGTCAGCCCGAAGTGGACGCGTACTTCGTGTTCACGGTGCAGGAAGAGGTAGGATTAAAAGGTGCTAGAACATCGGCCTACGGTATAACACCCGACGTGGCGTTAGCGGTGGACGTCACTATCGCGAGCGACGTACCCGGCGTGGCCAAGAGTGAGTGGTTTACCAGGCTTGGAAAAGGGCCTGCCATTAAAATCGTTGATGGAAGGAATGCAACGGGCTTAATCGCTCATCCGAAAGTAGTAGACTTCCTGGTCACTCTGGCCGAGAAGCATAAAATACCCTACCAGCTCGATGTTGTTCCCGGAGGCACCACAGACGCTTCTATTATAGCCTTGAACAAGGATGGTGTTCCCGCTGGAACAATCTCCATCCCATCCAGATACATCCACAGCCCTGTGGAAGTGTTGGATCTAGAGGACGTTTATAATGCGTCGAAACTTGCCGCAGCATTTGCTTCGGAAGCCACTGAGGAATGGATTAAAAGCTTGAAAGGGATGGTCATCAAATAG
- the lpdA gene encoding dihydrolipoyl dehydrogenase has protein sequence MKYDVVIIGSGTGGYPGAVYLAQRGFKVAVVEEKLIGGECTNWGCVPSKALYQVAEAVRVVEKVKGQASYKWEDVVDWAKSIVEETREGIKYLLEASGVEVLSGKGVLKNPHQVTISEDGSKREVEADKIILALGTDPSQLPHVKFDGEGILSNREALFMREKPSSILIVGGGVIGVEMANVFSKNGVEVTVVEIMDHILPFTDKDIAQALKTYLAGNGVKVREKTSVENVEKSGGKYNVKLSNGEILTVDKVLIATGRTPKTKGVGLEEAGISLDKKGYVIVNDECRTNVENIYATGDVIGGPQLAHKAILESVAVAKKIAGRETFKLDYHLVPITIFTGLEVASVGYTEKELSTMGIKYVKVKLPIYYLAAVKIKGGRNSFVKILLDEKSEKVFGIQVVSPNASEVISAYLPLYLGRLSFKEATSVPYPHLTVAESLRDVAEYLLGEPVHFIRK, from the coding sequence ATGAAATACGACGTGGTAATCATCGGGTCTGGAACAGGGGGGTATCCCGGGGCAGTATATCTGGCTCAGCGCGGGTTCAAAGTAGCCGTGGTTGAGGAGAAGCTGATAGGGGGAGAATGCACAAACTGGGGATGTGTCCCGAGCAAAGCATTATATCAAGTGGCCGAAGCGGTTAGGGTTGTCGAAAAGGTAAAGGGACAAGCAAGCTATAAATGGGAAGATGTTGTCGACTGGGCTAAAAGCATTGTTGAGGAAACGAGAGAAGGGATAAAGTATCTCCTAGAAGCAAGCGGTGTCGAGGTTTTAAGCGGGAAAGGGGTTTTAAAGAATCCTCACCAAGTCACTATTTCCGAGGATGGGTCTAAGAGGGAAGTGGAAGCTGATAAGATCATATTGGCGCTTGGCACAGATCCCTCGCAACTGCCCCATGTAAAATTCGACGGGGAAGGCATCCTCAGCAATAGGGAAGCGCTCTTCATGAGGGAGAAACCCTCCAGTATCCTCATTGTCGGGGGAGGAGTAATAGGGGTTGAAATGGCGAACGTATTCTCCAAAAACGGTGTAGAGGTAACGGTTGTTGAGATAATGGATCATATACTACCGTTCACAGATAAGGATATCGCTCAAGCACTTAAGACCTATCTAGCAGGCAACGGGGTGAAGGTGAGGGAAAAGACTAGTGTCGAGAATGTTGAGAAATCCGGGGGCAAGTACAACGTGAAACTTTCTAATGGGGAGATTTTGACGGTTGACAAAGTTTTGATAGCGACTGGAAGAACCCCCAAGACCAAGGGTGTTGGCTTGGAGGAGGCAGGCATTTCCTTGGACAAAAAGGGATACGTAATCGTGAATGATGAGTGCAGGACAAACGTTGAAAACATTTATGCAACCGGTGACGTCATCGGCGGGCCACAGCTGGCTCACAAGGCAATACTAGAGAGCGTCGCGGTGGCGAAGAAAATAGCTGGAAGGGAAACTTTTAAGCTAGACTATCATCTCGTTCCAATAACTATTTTCACAGGGCTAGAAGTGGCCAGCGTTGGATATACCGAGAAGGAGTTGTCAACGATGGGTATTAAATACGTTAAAGTAAAACTGCCTATTTACTACTTGGCCGCCGTGAAAATAAAAGGTGGTAGAAACTCCTTTGTCAAAATACTATTGGACGAGAAAAGCGAGAAAGTCTTCGGCATCCAAGTAGTCTCGCCTAATGCTTCCGAAGTTATATCCGCATATCTTCCCCTCTACCTCGGGAGGCTTTCCTTTAAGGAGGCAACCTCAGTTCCGTATCCTCATTTAACTGTTGCAGAGTCTCTTAGAGATGTTGCGGAATACTTACTAGGGGAGCCTGTTCACTTTATCAGGAAGTAA
- the gcvPB gene encoding aminomethyl-transferring glycine dehydrogenase subunit GcvPB produces MFRQAKWSEPLIFELSVKGRRGFLVPEPEKEVKEKVGSIKLSEDMARTIDPDLPELSEVDVMRHFTRLTEMAYGVDNGPVPLGSCTMKYNPRIAWEVASDPRILGLHPLQDEDTVQGLLEMIYEMQKWLANITGMDYCSLHPAAGAHGELAGILLIRKYHELKGQIDKKTEIIVPDSAHGTNPASAAMGGFKVVEIPSNSDGNVDLEALKSVVGESTAGLMITNPSTLGLFEENILEIARLIHSVDGLLYYDGANLNGIMGYARPGDMGFDIAHLNVHKTFGAPHGGGGPGAGPVCIKDRVVDAEKNIRLSDLLPGYYVIYDEKTGKYRLKAPGENSIGFLKAFFGNITPLIWGYTYILMMGNEGLRKVTELAVLNTNYFMKLMENVKGYEIPYGKGRFRKHEVVLSAQPMMEELGVTAEDVAKGLLDAGFYAPTIYFPLIVKEALMTEFTETETIENIEKYAERLKEISRIAYQDPKEPKKWPVNTSVGRIDLVKANHPSTVTPTWRLHLKRVKGEIK; encoded by the coding sequence ATGTTCAGGCAGGCTAAATGGTCAGAACCTCTAATCTTTGAGTTAAGCGTTAAAGGGAGAAGAGGCTTCCTAGTTCCTGAGCCTGAGAAAGAAGTTAAGGAAAAGGTTGGCTCGATAAAGCTGAGCGAGGACATGGCGAGGACAATCGATCCAGACCTCCCAGAGTTAAGTGAAGTAGACGTTATGAGGCATTTCACCCGGTTAACCGAGATGGCCTATGGAGTCGACAACGGACCGGTACCCCTCGGCTCATGCACTATGAAGTATAACCCCAGAATAGCCTGGGAGGTGGCAAGCGATCCTAGAATACTCGGGCTCCACCCCTTACAGGATGAGGATACAGTGCAGGGGCTACTGGAGATGATCTATGAGATGCAGAAATGGCTCGCTAACATCACAGGGATGGACTACTGTAGTCTACACCCAGCAGCAGGAGCCCATGGCGAGCTGGCAGGAATACTGCTGATTAGAAAATACCATGAGCTGAAGGGGCAGATAGATAAGAAGACAGAGATAATTGTGCCGGACTCGGCTCACGGGACAAACCCTGCGAGCGCAGCCATGGGCGGGTTTAAAGTGGTCGAAATCCCGTCTAACAGCGATGGCAACGTTGACTTGGAGGCCCTAAAAAGCGTTGTCGGCGAGTCAACAGCAGGCTTGATGATTACGAATCCCAGCACCCTAGGCTTGTTCGAAGAGAATATTCTAGAGATAGCACGGTTAATTCACAGTGTAGACGGGTTACTATATTATGACGGAGCAAACTTGAACGGGATAATGGGTTACGCTAGACCAGGAGATATGGGATTCGACATTGCCCACTTAAATGTCCACAAGACGTTTGGAGCCCCGCACGGAGGCGGTGGACCCGGGGCGGGACCAGTATGTATTAAAGATAGAGTTGTTGATGCTGAGAAAAACATCAGGCTAAGCGACCTACTTCCAGGCTATTATGTCATCTACGATGAGAAGACCGGGAAATACAGGTTGAAAGCTCCTGGCGAGAATAGCATAGGGTTCTTGAAAGCATTCTTCGGCAACATTACGCCGCTAATCTGGGGCTACACATACATATTGATGATGGGTAATGAAGGATTGAGGAAGGTTACAGAGCTTGCAGTGTTAAACACAAACTACTTCATGAAGCTAATGGAGAACGTGAAAGGGTACGAGATTCCATACGGAAAAGGCAGGTTCAGAAAGCATGAAGTGGTGTTGAGCGCTCAGCCCATGATGGAAGAGTTAGGTGTTACAGCCGAGGATGTAGCAAAGGGTTTGCTTGACGCAGGCTTCTACGCTCCGACAATATACTTCCCGCTAATAGTTAAGGAGGCCTTGATGACAGAGTTCACTGAGACTGAAACCATTGAGAACATTGAGAAATATGCTGAAAGATTGAAGGAAATCAGCAGAATAGCATATCAAGACCCCAAGGAGCCGAAGAAATGGCCGGTCAACACTTCTGTAGGGAGAATAGACTTGGTAAAAGCTAATCACCCATCCACGGTTACCCCTACGTGGAGACTTCATTTGAAAAGGGTGAAGGGAGAGATTAAATGA
- the gcvPA gene encoding aminomethyl-transferring glycine dehydrogenase subunit GcvPA: protein MSTHPWIPNSSHETVKKMLETIGISSVEQLFKDIPPEARISQEKWMSLEIGKGRMLSELEAKRIIEEKLSKNKIFNPPPYMGGGVYPHYVPPLVKYILSRGEFLTAYTPYQAEISQGLMQAIFEYQSLMAELLQMEVVNASMYDWASAIAEALLMSVRVKKGRRKVVVPYNVNPFHFKVIETYLWPQGVRIERVRYDREKGSIDIEDLKSKVDSETAGVYLQYPNFFGVIENAKTVGEIVREKGALYITGVYPVSLGLLKAPGEVGADIAVGDGQPFGLGLNYGGPYLGIFAVRYDQNLIRQMPGRIIGLTTTQEGGQRAFAMILQAREQHIKREKATSNICTNEALAAIGVAVYLSLLGKTGLRKLAELNYYRAHYAASRFSEIGLNRVFSGEFFNEFAVSLNGFGKTYREVHKKLLDRGVHGGLYIGHLYPELGEASLWAFTELHFKTDIDKLVDLLKEILTGGG from the coding sequence ATGTCTACACATCCATGGATACCCAATTCTTCCCATGAAACCGTTAAGAAGATGTTGGAGACTATAGGAATCTCCAGCGTTGAGCAATTGTTTAAGGATATTCCTCCCGAGGCGAGAATAAGCCAAGAAAAATGGATGAGTCTTGAAATAGGTAAAGGACGTATGCTTTCTGAACTGGAGGCTAAGAGAATTATTGAGGAAAAGCTGTCGAAGAACAAAATCTTTAATCCACCGCCCTACATGGGGGGAGGCGTCTATCCTCACTATGTTCCACCACTGGTTAAATACATATTGTCGAGGGGCGAGTTCTTAACAGCTTACACTCCATATCAAGCGGAGATCTCCCAGGGCTTGATGCAGGCGATTTTCGAGTATCAGAGCTTGATGGCTGAGTTACTCCAGATGGAGGTTGTGAACGCTTCAATGTATGACTGGGCGTCAGCTATCGCCGAGGCTTTGTTGATGAGTGTGAGAGTGAAAAAAGGGCGGAGAAAGGTAGTAGTACCCTACAATGTCAACCCCTTCCACTTCAAAGTAATTGAGACGTACTTATGGCCCCAGGGAGTGAGAATTGAAAGGGTACGCTACGACCGAGAAAAAGGCTCTATTGACATTGAAGATTTAAAGAGCAAAGTAGATTCCGAAACCGCAGGCGTTTACTTACAGTACCCGAATTTCTTCGGAGTGATTGAAAACGCAAAAACAGTTGGCGAGATTGTTCGAGAGAAAGGCGCGCTTTACATCACAGGCGTCTACCCCGTGAGCCTAGGGTTGTTGAAGGCTCCCGGCGAGGTGGGCGCCGATATCGCGGTAGGTGATGGTCAACCCTTCGGCCTCGGATTAAATTACGGGGGACCCTACCTCGGCATTTTCGCGGTAAGATATGATCAGAACCTAATAAGGCAGATGCCCGGAAGGATTATTGGATTAACCACGACGCAGGAAGGGGGCCAGAGAGCTTTCGCAATGATTCTCCAAGCTCGTGAGCAACACATTAAGAGGGAAAAGGCGACATCGAACATCTGTACTAATGAAGCGCTGGCTGCTATCGGAGTAGCAGTATATCTATCGTTGCTTGGTAAAACTGGTTTGAGAAAACTCGCCGAGCTCAATTACTACAGAGCGCATTACGCTGCTTCAAGGTTTAGTGAAATCGGGTTGAACAGAGTTTTCAGCGGCGAATTCTTTAACGAGTTCGCAGTATCGTTAAACGGGTTTGGAAAAACCTATAGAGAAGTGCATAAGAAACTACTGGATAGGGGCGTTCACGGAGGCCTCTACATAGGACACCTATATCCGGAGCTGGGCGAAGCATCGCTATGGGCTTTCACGGAACTACACTTTAAAACCGATATCGATAAGCTAGTTGATCTTCTCAAAGAGATTCTTACAGGAGGTGGGTGA